One genomic region from Cellulosilyticum sp. I15G10I2 encodes:
- a CDS encoding homocitrate synthase yields the protein MKSRKYIVDTTLRDGEQSAGIAFNTKDKVRLARLMDDIGIYQIEAGIPAIGKVEKEAILKIMENKKNAVISAWNRMNISDIKHSMECSPDVIHISAPVSYVQIYSKLRKNKQWLRHNLIDCVEYALGKGYKVTVGFEDASRADISFIISLGVMLKELGVSCIRYADTVGVLTPHNISDITKSIIRYTDMDIQIHVHNDFGMAVANSLEAAKNGAKYIDCTFLGIGERAGNCDFIKFIKSSESIFDCGIAKKVALDVQKEVYSIIKNK from the coding sequence AGTGCGGGGATCGCCTTTAATACAAAAGATAAAGTGAGACTTGCAAGGCTTATGGATGATATTGGTATCTATCAAATAGAAGCAGGTATTCCAGCAATAGGTAAAGTAGAAAAAGAAGCGATACTAAAGATTATGGAAAATAAAAAGAATGCTGTGATCTCCGCGTGGAATAGGATGAATATATCGGATATCAAGCACTCCATGGAATGCAGTCCTGATGTGATTCATATTAGTGCACCAGTATCCTATGTTCAGATCTATTCAAAACTTCGCAAGAATAAACAATGGTTAAGACATAATCTAATAGACTGTGTAGAGTATGCATTAGGTAAAGGCTATAAAGTAACAGTAGGTTTTGAAGATGCCTCAAGAGCAGATATCTCTTTTATTATCAGTCTCGGGGTTATGCTTAAGGAACTTGGGGTTTCTTGTATAAGATATGCTGATACAGTAGGCGTGCTTACCCCGCATAATATTTCTGATATCACAAAGTCGATCATCCGCTATACAGATATGGATATTCAAATACATGTGCATAACGACTTTGGGATGGCCGTTGCTAATTCCTTAGAAGCTGCAAAGAATGGTGCAAAATATATAGATTGCACCTTTTTAGGCATTGGAGAACGAGCAGGCAACTGTGACTTTATTAAGTTCATTAAATCTAGTGAAAGTATTTTTGACTGTGGTATAGCTAAAAAGGTAGCGCTTGATGTTCAAAAAGAAGTCTATAGTATTATCAAAAATAAATAA
- a CDS encoding methyl-accepting chemotaxis protein — translation MRLKFQTKLMLMVFVLVVVTSSFLTYQNLNSTAVLLTEEMKTLGFTLAQSVDNKLKTSKEFEKVLDDLMAERIIQACEAIDLLNIDEMSNEKLISLASKLKVDGGIYVIGPDRKIVFSDVVDYVGWEYPVPHAMDPVFSNSQKTYMEAIRGDLISGELNKYGGMALTQKGYYVQIGVKAITILELQKTFNPNTLLKDIEVHEDVMYAIMLNKEGLAYAGTESMISDEPYTDEVTINATQNGIPGAAFWEDPKAGIRAYDVQIPYYEEDELMGSICIGITLERMDTSLRNNAFIAIIVTTVTCIIGILIVLFAIRLLLKPLKILSSQLADISGGDFSIDQDATLIRQKDELGIIARSVQAMRQELSILICALRTDANRVENGADQLSEIMQETSRAIEENARAVEALAVSATDQSHEAEKVAKSVEILGDKVDQGQECIKRANTQVVSVNKLSADGKEIVSALEKVTHESIERTDTVSAGIKKVEETVYNMRNFMDHIRSISKQTNLLALNASIEAARAGESGRGFAVVAEEIRKLADETNQTTEQVETIIEEITAKTAVASKDILSISKVTSQQKETLHNTLSIFGRIQESVLELVQAMDAVVVVNDAVSESKAIIMDAIGVLSILTDNLSATCEQISASTEEQTASVQEVNALAIVNRNVAKQLTDRVSQFKTIE, via the coding sequence ATGCGGTTAAAATTTCAAACCAAACTTATGCTTATGGTTTTTGTACTAGTTGTTGTTACAAGTTCGTTTCTTACATATCAAAACCTTAATTCAACAGCAGTTTTGCTTACTGAAGAAATGAAGACTCTTGGATTCACCTTAGCACAGTCCGTAGACAATAAACTGAAAACCTCTAAAGAATTCGAAAAAGTACTGGATGATTTAATGGCCGAACGGATCATTCAAGCCTGTGAAGCTATCGATCTTTTAAATATTGATGAAATGTCCAATGAGAAATTAATAAGCTTAGCCTCCAAGCTGAAAGTGGATGGTGGCATTTATGTCATTGGTCCGGATAGAAAAATCGTATTTTCAGATGTCGTTGACTATGTTGGGTGGGAGTACCCCGTTCCGCATGCGATGGACCCTGTATTTAGCAACAGTCAAAAAACTTATATGGAAGCTATCCGTGGTGATTTAATCTCCGGTGAACTGAACAAGTACGGTGGAATGGCCTTAACTCAAAAGGGTTACTATGTACAAATAGGTGTTAAGGCCATTACCATTTTAGAGCTTCAGAAAACTTTTAATCCCAACACTTTACTTAAAGACATCGAAGTACACGAAGATGTTATGTACGCAATAATGTTAAACAAAGAAGGTCTTGCTTACGCTGGAACAGAGTCTATGATCAGTGATGAGCCTTATACTGATGAAGTGACTATAAATGCCACCCAAAACGGCATTCCGGGTGCTGCTTTTTGGGAAGATCCTAAGGCTGGAATCCGTGCTTATGACGTTCAGATCCCGTATTATGAGGAGGATGAACTTATGGGTTCTATCTGTATCGGAATCACCTTAGAACGAATGGATACTTCCCTTCGTAACAATGCTTTCATAGCTATCATTGTTACCACTGTTACCTGTATCATTGGTATTTTAATTGTTCTCTTCGCAATCCGATTGCTTCTGAAGCCGCTTAAAATATTAAGCAGCCAATTAGCAGATATATCTGGCGGTGATTTTTCTATTGATCAAGATGCTACGCTGATTAGGCAAAAAGACGAATTAGGCATTATAGCCAGATCTGTACAAGCTATGCGGCAAGAACTCAGTATCTTGATCTGTGCATTAAGAACCGATGCCAATCGTGTTGAAAATGGTGCAGATCAACTTTCAGAAATTATGCAGGAGACCTCCAGAGCCATCGAAGAAAACGCTCGTGCGGTTGAAGCATTAGCTGTTTCGGCGACAGATCAGTCCCATGAAGCAGAAAAAGTTGCTAAGTCTGTTGAAATCTTAGGCGATAAAGTCGATCAAGGACAAGAATGCATAAAGCGTGCCAACACACAAGTGGTATCAGTTAATAAGTTAAGTGCAGACGGAAAAGAAATCGTTTCAGCTCTTGAAAAAGTAACCCATGAGAGTATTGAACGTACAGACACTGTCTCCGCAGGTATTAAAAAGGTTGAAGAAACCGTCTATAATATGCGCAACTTTATGGATCACATCAGGTCGATCTCAAAACAGACCAATCTATTAGCACTCAATGCTTCTATTGAAGCTGCAAGGGCTGGCGAATCCGGCCGCGGCTTTGCTGTTGTTGCTGAGGAGATCCGAAAATTAGCTGATGAAACTAACCAGACTACAGAACAGGTTGAAACTATTATAGAAGAAATTACTGCTAAAACAGCTGTTGCTTCTAAAGATATTTTATCCATCAGCAAAGTTACTTCTCAACAAAAGGAAACTCTGCACAATACGTTGTCTATTTTTGGTCGCATTCAAGAGTCTGTCTTAGAACTGGTACAAGCTATGGATGCCGTTGTGGTGGTCAATGATGCAGTAAGTGAAAGCAAAGCCATTATAATGGATGCCATTGGTGTGCTATCGATTTTAACTGATAATCTTTCAGCCACCTGTGAACAGATATCTGCATCTACCGAGGAACAAACAGCTTCTGTCCAAGAAGTTAACGCTTTAGCTATTGTAAATCGAAATGTCGCTAAACAGTTGACTGATCGCGTAAGTCAATTTAAAACTATTGAGTAA
- a CDS encoding BMP family ABC transporter substrate-binding protein yields MKKSLLKFSALLMAGMLVLSGCGSTTKDEAAKPAETNNTAEAPKAAETDAATAVKVGFIYVGPTGDGGWSYAHDQGRLYLEEQLGVETIIKESVPESQEVEAVAASMIDQGCNVIFATSFGYMDYLEKMSKEYPDVKFFHCSGYKTTENMTAYFGRVYQARYLSGIVAGMKTETNKIGYVAAFPIPEVIRGINAFTLGAQSVNPDVKVQVTWTNTWYDPAKEKDAAIALLDSGADVIAQHQDTAGPQQAAEERGVWAVGYNSDMSMFAPKANLTSAVWNWGPYYVEAVQSVIDGTYQSESYWHGLEAGIVDISPLTENAPAGAQEKVDAAKAAILDGSLNPFAGPIKDQTGAVKVEEGNAMTDEEMLSFDWFVAGVEGEIK; encoded by the coding sequence ATGAAAAAGTCATTATTAAAATTTAGCGCATTACTTATGGCGGGGATGTTAGTTTTATCAGGTTGTGGCAGCACCACTAAAGATGAAGCAGCAAAACCAGCTGAAACCAATAATACAGCAGAAGCACCAAAAGCAGCAGAGACTGATGCAGCTACGGCGGTAAAAGTAGGATTTATTTATGTAGGACCAACAGGAGATGGGGGCTGGAGTTATGCCCATGACCAAGGTAGATTATATCTTGAAGAACAATTAGGTGTAGAAACTATTATTAAAGAATCTGTACCAGAATCACAAGAAGTTGAAGCAGTAGCAGCAAGTATGATTGATCAAGGCTGTAATGTGATTTTTGCAACATCATTTGGTTATATGGACTATCTAGAAAAAATGTCAAAAGAATATCCAGATGTTAAGTTTTTCCACTGTTCAGGGTATAAAACAACAGAAAATATGACAGCTTACTTTGGTAGAGTTTATCAAGCGCGTTATCTTTCTGGTATTGTAGCTGGTATGAAAACTGAAACAAATAAAATTGGCTATGTAGCAGCTTTTCCAATTCCAGAAGTTATAAGAGGTATTAATGCCTTTACACTTGGCGCACAATCAGTTAATCCTGATGTTAAAGTTCAGGTGACATGGACAAATACATGGTATGATCCTGCCAAAGAAAAAGATGCAGCGATTGCACTTTTAGACAGCGGCGCAGATGTAATTGCACAACATCAAGATACAGCAGGTCCACAACAAGCAGCAGAAGAAAGAGGCGTATGGGCAGTAGGTTATAACTCAGATATGTCTATGTTTGCACCAAAAGCGAATCTTACAAGTGCAGTGTGGAACTGGGGTCCTTATTATGTAGAAGCCGTACAATCAGTAATTGATGGCACTTATCAATCAGAATCATACTGGCATGGACTTGAAGCAGGTATTGTAGACATATCACCACTTACTGAGAATGCACCAGCAGGGGCGCAGGAAAAAGTAGATGCTGCTAAGGCTGCAATTTTAGACGGTTCATTAAATCCTTTTGCAGGACCTATTAAAGATCAAACAGGTGCTGTTAAAGTAGAAGAAGGAAATGCAATGACAGATGAAGAAATGCTTTCATTTGATTGGTTTGTTGCAGGCGTAGAAGGCGAAATAAAATAA
- a CDS encoding ABC transporter ATP-binding protein, with the protein MRESVMVELKQITKTFGTVLANEDVDLIVQKGEIHALLGENGAGKSTLVNMLSGIYSPDSGSIFIRGQQMNFSSPRESIACGIGMVHQHFKLVDRLTAKENIIAGNKGKIFTSGKEIEKEIMALCERYDLSVELSKRVQDMSVGEKQMLEIIKVLYRGADILILDEPTAVLIPQEVERLFNIIRRMKKEGCAVIIITHKLGEVMALCDKVTVLRKGKNAATVDIAGTNPKHLTELMVGGSVDLAIQRTESENKKPIYEINNVTVTNKEGVKALKDISFTMYTSEILGVAAVAGSGQKELCEALFGLLKLSQGELVFKGENITGKTPREIYKKGISMSSVPEDRLGMGLVGSMDIVDNLLLKEYYTQKGLFITRKPLREKARELVKRLQVSTPGIHHPVKQLSGGNIQKVLLGREIYLDPDVLITSYPVRGLDIGATYQIYDLLNEQKAKGVSVLFVGEDLDVLLNLSDRILVLCDGKITGLVDAKDTTKEEIGMMMAGHTLADVKDKGGANGESKSC; encoded by the coding sequence ATGAGAGAGTCAGTAATGGTAGAATTAAAGCAAATAACAAAAACCTTTGGAACTGTCCTTGCTAATGAAGATGTTGATCTTATAGTTCAAAAAGGAGAAATACATGCACTCCTCGGAGAAAATGGCGCAGGTAAAAGCACCCTTGTGAACATGCTATCAGGAATTTATAGTCCTGATAGCGGTTCTATTTTTATAAGAGGGCAGCAAATGAATTTTAGTTCTCCGCGGGAATCTATAGCCTGTGGTATTGGCATGGTGCATCAGCATTTTAAATTAGTAGATAGATTAACAGCCAAAGAAAACATTATAGCAGGCAATAAAGGAAAAATCTTTACATCAGGCAAAGAGATCGAAAAGGAAATTATGGCGCTTTGTGAAAGATATGATCTAAGCGTAGAACTTTCAAAAAGAGTGCAAGATATGTCTGTTGGAGAAAAACAGATGTTAGAAATCATAAAGGTTCTCTATAGAGGTGCAGATATTCTCATACTTGATGAACCTACGGCAGTTCTTATTCCACAAGAAGTTGAAAGACTGTTTAATATTATTAGAAGAATGAAAAAAGAAGGCTGTGCTGTTATTATTATCACACATAAGCTCGGTGAAGTTATGGCACTGTGCGATAAAGTAACTGTACTTAGAAAAGGTAAAAACGCAGCCACTGTAGATATTGCGGGGACAAATCCTAAACATCTTACAGAACTGATGGTAGGCGGTAGTGTAGATCTTGCAATACAAAGAACGGAATCAGAAAATAAAAAACCAATTTATGAGATAAATAATGTTACTGTAACCAATAAAGAAGGGGTAAAAGCCCTAAAAGATATAAGTTTTACAATGTATACATCAGAAATCCTTGGGGTTGCTGCAGTGGCTGGAAGTGGTCAAAAAGAACTGTGTGAAGCTTTATTTGGTCTCTTGAAATTAAGTCAAGGGGAGCTCGTTTTTAAGGGCGAAAATATTACAGGCAAAACGCCAAGAGAAATTTATAAAAAAGGTATTAGTATGAGTTCTGTACCAGAAGACAGACTTGGAATGGGACTAGTAGGCAGCATGGATATCGTAGATAATCTGCTGTTAAAGGAGTACTATACCCAAAAAGGATTATTTATTACCAGAAAACCTCTAAGAGAAAAGGCAAGAGAATTAGTTAAGAGGCTGCAAGTGAGTACGCCAGGTATTCATCATCCAGTCAAACAGCTCTCAGGAGGCAATATTCAAAAAGTATTATTAGGCAGAGAAATTTATTTAGACCCAGATGTTCTGATTACTTCTTATCCAGTAAGAGGACTTGACATTGGGGCTACTTATCAAATATATGATTTGTTAAATGAACAAAAAGCAAAAGGTGTATCCGTATTATTTGTAGGAGAAGACTTAGATGTACTTCTTAATTTAAGTGACCGTATACTTGTCCTATGTGATGGTAAAATAACAGGACTCGTAGATGCAAAAGATACGACTAAAGAAGAAATAGGTATGATGATGGCCGGGCATACTTTGGCAGATGTTAAAGATAAAGGAGGCGCAAATGGTGAGAGTAAGAGTTGTTAA